One Panicum virgatum strain AP13 chromosome 3N, P.virgatum_v5, whole genome shotgun sequence DNA segment encodes these proteins:
- the LOC120666199 gene encoding uncharacterized protein LOC120666199, with amino-acid sequence MPPPQLLHTSLQFLSGHLASSTASGLLPAMAHHSPSPSGSFCSRRRRLSELLGEQQEPFYLDLYLLEKGCSAGFLDAAACGGGACSTCWPRARSTGGRLLRRPAARSKKAPRGSGVLRLLLSKILSGATTARAPAAATAAAKKKRPQPVAIEWRRVDDEKQGAPSPSTDATVASPQRAAEGHLTEVDEEQGEDEEEDESSKKQLSPVSVLEQRLFERSPPPHAQKAFVLFSELLEAACAPTTLLHLLANADRGQYKPKDGGRRRRGTNGGGSTPPPRPPRARKKNSSYARREPEDDDAAPLERDLAAVAALVASEMPGARVRPEDLRPSARDVGADVAAAVLDALVEEAAAELLLVLLLTDGDGDGPRPCG; translated from the exons ATGCCGCCCCCCCAGCTTTTGCACACGTCCCTTCAATTCCTCTCCGGCCACCTCGCCTCGTCCACCGCTTCTGGCCTCCTCCCAGCCATGGCCCACCACTCACCGTCACCGTCCGGCAGCTtctgtagccgccgccgccgcctgtcggAGCTGCTGGGCGAGCAGCAGGAGCCCTTCTACCTCGACCTCTACCTCCTCGAGAAGGGCTGCTCCGCCGGTTTCCTCGacgccgcggcgtgcggcggcggcgcctgctcgACGTGCTGGCCGAGGGCCCGGAGCACCGGCGGCaggctgctgcggcggccggcggcgaggagcaagaaggcGCCCCGCGGGAGCGGCGTGCTCCGGCTGCTCCTCTCCAAGATTCTCAGCGGCGCGACGACGGCGCGAGCGCCtgctgcggcgacggcggcggccaagaAGAAGCGGCCGCAGCCGGTCGCCATCGAGTGGCGCCGCGTCGACGACGAGAAGCAGGGGGCGCCGAGCCCGTCCACGGACGCCACTGTTGCTTCTCCCCAGCGCGCCGCCGAAGGCCACCTCACAGAGGTTGATGAGGAGCAGGGGGAAGACGAGGAAGAGGACGAGTCGTCGAAGAAGCAGCTGAGCCCCGTCTCCGTGCTGGAGCAGCGCCTGTTcgagcgctcgccgccgccgcacgcgcagA AAGCCTTTGTCCTCTTCAGCGAGCTCCTCGAGGCAGCCTGCGCACCAACCACGCTGCTGCACCTCCTCGCCAACGCCGACCGCGGCCAGTACAAGCCCAaagacggcggccgccgccgccgcggcaccaaCGGCGGaggctcgacgccgccgccccggccgccgcgggctcgGAAGAAGAACAGCAGCTACGCGCGACGGGAgccggaggacgacgacgcggcGCCGCTGGAGAGAGACCTCGCCGCGGTGGCCGCGCTCGTGGCGTCGGAGATGCCCGGCGCGCGGGTCCGGCCCGAGGACCTGCGGCCGTCGGCGCGGGACGTCGGCGCGGacgtcgcggcggcggtgctggacgcgctggtggaggaggcggcggccgagctgctgctggtgctcctgctgacggatggggatggggatggACCGCGGCCGTGCGGCTGA